One window of the Streptomyces sp. TS71-3 genome contains the following:
- a CDS encoding ClpP family protease, with the protein MHSFRTRFDPVPASPSRAALTTPRAEEGDTAPTRFDDTLAEHLLAQRIVFLGTQVDEVSANRVCAQMLLLSAEDPRNDISLFINSPGGSVHAGLAIYDTMQLIPNDVATLAMGFAASMGQFLLTVGTRGKRYALPHARIMMHQPSGGIGGTTADIAIQAENLEFTKKTIERLSAKHTGQSEETIARDGDRDRWFTAEQAKEYGMVDHVVDKLDDVRPGGSRRRLGLGV; encoded by the coding sequence ATGCACTCGTTCCGCACACGCTTCGACCCGGTCCCGGCATCACCGTCCCGGGCGGCCCTGACGACCCCGCGCGCGGAGGAGGGCGACACGGCGCCCACCCGCTTCGACGACACCCTCGCCGAGCATCTGCTCGCACAGCGCATCGTCTTCCTGGGCACCCAGGTCGACGAGGTCTCCGCGAACCGCGTCTGCGCCCAGATGCTGCTGCTGTCCGCGGAGGACCCGCGCAACGACATCAGCCTGTTCATCAACAGCCCGGGCGGCTCCGTGCACGCGGGCCTCGCCATCTACGACACCATGCAGCTCATCCCGAACGACGTCGCGACGCTCGCCATGGGATTCGCCGCGAGCATGGGGCAGTTCCTGCTGACGGTGGGGACCCGGGGGAAGCGGTACGCGCTGCCGCACGCGCGGATCATGATGCACCAGCCGTCCGGGGGCATCGGCGGCACCACCGCGGACATCGCCATCCAGGCGGAGAACCTGGAGTTCACCAAGAAGACCATCGAGCGGCTGAGCGCCAAGCACACCGGCCAGAGCGAGGAGACGATCGCCCGCGACGGCGACCGCGACCGCTGGTTCACGGCCGAGCAGGCGAAGGAGTACGGCATGGTCGACCACGTGGTCGACAAGCTCGACGACGTGCGGCCCGGCGGATCCCGCCGGCGTCTCGGACTGGGGGTCTGA
- a CDS encoding DUF6247 family protein, with protein sequence MTTSAAGQPLIPQPPATLAALRQAISRIAPAALPAFTRELDQAADQSRQGSDLAPLRRFIAQWAVYVHIQRQPHLAADLRRWEDTAESGEGPQARRAASEIGRILDAAHAAHAAVGLAAR encoded by the coding sequence ATGACCACCTCCGCAGCCGGGCAACCGCTCATCCCCCAGCCCCCTGCCACGCTTGCCGCGCTGCGGCAGGCCATCAGCCGGATCGCGCCGGCGGCGCTGCCTGCTTTCACGCGGGAGTTGGACCAGGCCGCTGACCAGTCACGGCAGGGCTCCGATCTGGCGCCGCTCCGGCGGTTCATCGCCCAGTGGGCCGTCTACGTCCACATCCAGCGCCAGCCCCACCTGGCCGCGGACCTCCGCCGCTGGGAAGACACCGCCGAGTCGGGCGAGGGTCCTCAGGCGCGGCGGGCCGCATCCGAGATCGGGCGGATTCTGGACGCGGCCCACGCGGCCCACGCGGCCGTCGGCCTCGCTGCCCGGTGA
- a CDS encoding DUF2165 domain-containing protein, producing the protein MADVETATEGRGALGERGASGERGALDGVLKLGTQPVAAALMTATVALYMALVAFGNITDFDNNQQFVRHVLAMDTTFRDQDLMWRAITSRTLQDTAYVAIIVWEVLTALVLIAATVWWVPALRSRSRSRSRSDERARRASTLGLVMVLLLFGAGFIAIGGEWFAMWESKDWNGLDSALRNVVLGGLALVVVNLSSSRGALPRSRS; encoded by the coding sequence ATGGCCGACGTGGAGACGGCGACAGAGGGACGCGGAGCGTTAGGGGAACGCGGAGCATCAGGAGAACGCGGAGCACTGGACGGGGTGCTGAAGCTGGGCACCCAGCCGGTGGCGGCGGCGCTCATGACGGCGACGGTGGCGCTCTACATGGCGCTCGTCGCGTTCGGCAACATCACGGATTTCGACAACAACCAGCAGTTCGTCCGGCACGTCCTGGCCATGGACACCACCTTCCGGGACCAGGACCTGATGTGGCGGGCCATCACGTCCCGCACGCTTCAGGACACGGCGTACGTCGCCATCATCGTCTGGGAGGTGCTCACCGCCCTCGTCCTGATCGCCGCCACGGTCTGGTGGGTTCCCGCGCTTCGGAGCCGGAGCCGGAGCCGGAGCCGGTCCGACGAACGCGCCCGGCGCGCCAGCACCCTCGGCCTGGTGATGGTGCTGCTGCTGTTCGGCGCCGGTTTCATCGCCATCGGCGGCGAGTGGTTCGCCATGTGGGAGTCCAAGGACTGGAACGGCCTCGACTCCGCCCTGCGCAACGTCGTCCTCGGGGGACTCGCGCTCGTCGTGGTCAACCTGTCCTCTTCCCGGGGCGCCTTGCCGCGTTCGCGGTCGTGA
- a CDS encoding Ig-like domain-containing protein, with amino-acid sequence MEMRVMTDSKRRRRLTAVAALLGGVLVLSACNDSKGADGKASGDDGGKSQAQVDEAAAKKASQAEITISPKDGSNNASINNAAQVTVQKGTLTDVSMKSANGTEVPGDISSDKTSWKPSGQLERATLYKVTATAQDSEGRIAHENGSFTTVSPANSFIGNFTPDAGSTVGVGMPVTFNFDKAITNKAAVQKGITVTSSSGQEVVGHWFGANRLDFRPQNYWQEGSTVTFKLALDGVEGASGVYGVQQKTVQFHIGRNQVSFVDAKSKEMKVTQDGKVIKTIPISAGAPEHKTYQGQMVISEKFTQTRMNGATVGFTDDDGKGEYDIKDVPHAMRLSSSGTFIHGNYWGAPSVFGSVNTSHGCVGLQDKKGAKDPNTPAAWFYAHSLIGDVVVVSNTGDKTVQPDNGLNGWNLDWAQWKAGSAV; translated from the coding sequence ATGGAGATGCGTGTGATGACGGACAGCAAGCGGCGCAGGCGCCTGACGGCGGTGGCCGCGCTGCTCGGAGGGGTGCTGGTGCTCTCCGCCTGCAACGACTCGAAGGGCGCTGACGGGAAGGCCTCGGGTGACGACGGCGGAAAGTCGCAGGCGCAGGTCGACGAGGCGGCAGCCAAGAAGGCCTCGCAGGCCGAGATCACTATTTCCCCGAAGGACGGCTCGAACAACGCGAGCATCAACAACGCCGCGCAGGTGACGGTCCAGAAGGGCACGCTCACCGACGTCTCGATGAAGTCCGCGAACGGCACCGAGGTCCCCGGCGACATATCGTCCGACAAGACCAGCTGGAAGCCGAGCGGCCAGCTCGAGCGCGCGACGCTCTACAAGGTCACCGCCACCGCCCAGGACTCCGAGGGCCGCATCGCCCACGAGAACGGCTCCTTCACCACGGTCTCCCCGGCCAACAGCTTCATCGGCAACTTCACCCCGGACGCCGGTTCCACCGTCGGCGTCGGCATGCCCGTGACGTTCAACTTCGACAAGGCGATCACCAACAAGGCCGCCGTGCAGAAGGGGATCACCGTCACCTCCAGCAGCGGCCAGGAGGTCGTCGGGCACTGGTTCGGTGCGAACCGCCTCGACTTCCGCCCGCAGAACTACTGGCAGGAGGGCTCCACGGTCACGTTCAAGCTGGCCCTCGACGGCGTCGAGGGCGCCTCGGGCGTCTACGGCGTGCAGCAGAAGACCGTGCAGTTCCACATCGGCCGCAACCAGGTCTCCTTCGTCGACGCCAAGTCGAAGGAGATGAAGGTCACCCAGGACGGCAAGGTCATCAAGACCATCCCGATCTCCGCGGGCGCGCCCGAGCACAAGACGTACCAGGGCCAGATGGTGATCTCCGAGAAGTTCACCCAGACCCGGATGAACGGCGCGACGGTCGGCTTCACCGACGACGACGGCAAGGGCGAGTACGACATCAAGGACGTGCCGCACGCCATGCGGCTGTCCAGCTCCGGCACCTTCATCCACGGCAACTACTGGGGTGCGCCGTCGGTCTTCGGCAGCGTCAACACCAGCCACGGCTGCGTGGGCCTTCAGGACAAGAAGGGGGCGAAGGACCCGAACACCCCGGCGGCCTGGTTCTACGCCCACTCGCTCATCGGTGACGTGGTCGTCGTCTCCAACACCGGCGACAAGACCGTCCAGCCGGACAACGGCCTGAACGGCTGGAACCTCGACTGGGCGCAGTGGAAGGCCGGCTCCGCGGTCTGA
- a CDS encoding TetR/AcrR family transcriptional regulator produces the protein MSSPTGADAGTPTPPGPRRRAPGMSIEERRAMIVTVALPLIAEHGAAITTSRIARAAGIGEATIFRAFKDKDELLDACVAEAVSPGHVLRELASVPLDDPLHDRLVQAAEAMRAHLARMGSVVGSLYASGRRPSRPAAEPPRGQGRESSLRSLQEGLVELIEPDRAALRITPETVAGVLLGMAYMHLREASDETALDAAELVDVLLHGAVHPGNGDDPQAPTARTTGAADGTESARDTQDTQDTQDTQDTQDTQDTQDTQDTAKDSASGAGTRGTP, from the coding sequence ATGTCTTCCCCCACGGGTGCCGACGCAGGCACCCCCACGCCTCCGGGCCCGCGCCGCCGGGCGCCGGGCATGAGCATCGAGGAGCGGCGGGCGATGATCGTCACCGTCGCGCTGCCGCTGATCGCCGAGCACGGAGCGGCGATCACGACCAGCCGGATCGCCCGCGCCGCGGGCATCGGCGAGGCCACCATCTTCCGGGCCTTCAAGGACAAGGACGAGCTGCTGGACGCCTGCGTGGCGGAGGCGGTCAGCCCCGGGCACGTGCTGCGGGAGCTCGCCTCGGTCCCGCTGGACGACCCGCTGCACGACCGGCTCGTCCAGGCCGCCGAGGCGATGCGCGCCCATCTGGCCCGGATGGGCTCGGTGGTCGGCTCGCTGTACGCCTCGGGCCGCCGGCCCAGCCGCCCCGCCGCCGAGCCGCCCCGCGGACAGGGCCGCGAGTCGTCGCTGCGCTCGCTGCAGGAGGGCCTGGTGGAGTTGATCGAGCCGGACCGCGCGGCGCTGCGGATCACCCCGGAGACGGTGGCGGGCGTGCTGCTCGGCATGGCCTACATGCACCTGCGCGAGGCCTCCGACGAGACGGCTCTGGACGCCGCCGAACTCGTGGACGTGCTGCTGCACGGGGCGGTGCACCCGGGCAACGGCGACGACCCGCAGGCGCCGACCGCGAGGACCACCGGGGCCGCGGACGGGACGGAGTCCGCCAGGGACACCCAGGACACCCAGGACACCCAGGACACCCAGGACACCCAGGACACCCAGGACACCCAGGACACCCAGGACACAGCCAAGGACTCCGCGTCCGGGGCCGGAACCAGGGGCACCCCGTGA
- a CDS encoding serine hydrolase: protein MSDFGVEAEPGELGLDAGRLARMDGFFRRYVDDGRLPGWLVSVSRAGRVVHLSSYGHRDVASGRPVETDTLWRWYSMTKPVTSVAAMMLHEEGAFQLTDPVSRFIPSFADLRVFTGGSDLKAVTEPATVPVSLWHLLTHTSGLTYGFLRAHPVDAMLRARGFEWGQPPEYDLAASVDTWAKVPLLFQPGTEWNYSLATDVLGRVIEVVSGQSLDEFFRDRIFEPLGMAETGFHIPEGAGDRLATLYVPGQDGIAPARSMTTDLTRAPRYLSGGGGLLGPARDYHRFSQMLLGRGAYDGVRLLGSRTVDFMTCNHLPGGADLESFGRPLFSETPFEGTGFGLGFSVVENPVALRSLASRGEYGWGGAASTVFWVDPAEQLTVMFFTQLLPSSTYPIRAQLRSLVQQALVD from the coding sequence GTGAGCGATTTCGGTGTGGAGGCGGAGCCCGGTGAGCTGGGCCTCGACGCGGGGCGACTGGCGCGGATGGACGGGTTCTTCCGGCGGTACGTGGACGACGGGCGGCTCCCGGGATGGCTGGTGTCGGTCAGCCGTGCGGGCCGCGTCGTCCACCTGTCCTCGTACGGGCACCGCGACGTGGCCTCGGGGCGGCCGGTCGAGACGGACACCCTGTGGCGCTGGTACTCGATGACCAAGCCCGTCACCTCGGTGGCGGCGATGATGCTGCACGAGGAGGGCGCGTTCCAGCTCACCGATCCGGTCAGCCGCTTCATACCCTCGTTCGCCGACCTCAGGGTCTTCACCGGCGGCAGCGACCTGAAGGCGGTGACGGAGCCGGCGACCGTGCCGGTCTCCCTGTGGCACCTGCTCACCCACACCTCCGGCCTGACGTACGGCTTCCTGCGCGCCCACCCGGTCGACGCGATGCTGCGGGCCCGCGGCTTCGAGTGGGGGCAGCCCCCGGAGTACGACCTCGCCGCGTCCGTGGACACGTGGGCGAAGGTGCCGCTGCTCTTCCAGCCGGGCACCGAGTGGAACTACTCGCTCGCCACGGACGTGCTGGGCCGGGTGATCGAGGTGGTCTCGGGGCAGTCCCTCGACGAGTTCTTCCGCGACCGGATATTCGAGCCGCTGGGGATGGCCGAGACCGGCTTCCACATACCCGAGGGCGCCGGGGACCGGCTGGCGACGCTCTACGTCCCGGGCCAGGACGGCATCGCACCGGCCAGGTCGATGACGACGGACCTCACCCGCGCGCCCCGCTACCTGTCCGGGGGCGGGGGCCTGCTCGGGCCGGCCCGCGACTACCACCGGTTCAGCCAGATGCTGCTGGGGCGCGGCGCCTACGACGGGGTGCGGCTGCTGGGTTCCCGCACGGTCGACTTCATGACCTGCAACCACCTGCCCGGCGGGGCCGACCTGGAGTCGTTCGGGCGGCCGCTGTTCAGCGAGACGCCCTTCGAGGGGACCGGCTTCGGGCTCGGCTTCTCCGTCGTCGAGAACCCGGTGGCCCTGCGCTCGCTCGCGTCCAGGGGCGAGTACGGCTGGGGCGGCGCGGCCAGCACGGTCTTCTGGGTCGACCCGGCCGAACAGCTCACCGTCATGTTCTTCACCCAGCTCCTGCCGTCCAGCACGTATCCGATACGCGCCCAGCTCAGGTCGCTGGTCCAGCAGGCGCTGGTGGACTGA
- a CDS encoding ClpP family protease: MGQYTIPNVVERTPHGERSYDVFSRLLSERIIFLGTDIDDGVANVIIAQLLHLESDNPEREISIYINSPGGSYTSLMAIYDTMTFVHAPIHTYCVGQAASTAAVLLAGGDPGRRFVLEHARVLLGQPASGGRQGTAADLSLQAKEMLRIRSQVEEVLARHSGHDVATLRADMDRDKFLTAQEAVAYGLADEVLGRRVIAAV; the protein is encoded by the coding sequence ATGGGCCAGTACACGATTCCCAACGTGGTCGAGCGCACCCCGCACGGCGAGCGCTCCTACGACGTGTTCAGCCGGCTGCTGTCGGAGCGGATCATCTTCCTCGGCACGGACATCGACGACGGCGTGGCCAACGTGATCATCGCCCAGTTGCTCCACCTGGAGTCCGACAATCCCGAGCGGGAGATCTCGATCTACATCAACTCGCCCGGCGGCTCGTACACCTCGCTCATGGCCATCTACGACACGATGACGTTCGTCCACGCCCCCATCCACACGTACTGCGTGGGACAGGCGGCGTCGACCGCGGCGGTACTGCTGGCCGGTGGGGACCCGGGGCGGCGGTTCGTGCTGGAGCACGCCCGAGTGCTGCTGGGCCAGCCCGCGAGCGGCGGGCGGCAGGGCACGGCGGCCGACCTCAGCCTCCAGGCGAAGGAGATGCTCCGGATCCGTTCGCAGGTGGAGGAGGTGCTGGCACGGCACTCGGGCCACGACGTCGCGACGCTCCGCGCCGACATGGACCGCGACAAGTTCCTCACCGCGCAGGAGGCGGTGGCGTACGGGCTCGCGGACGAGGTGCTGGGCCGGCGCGTGATCGCGGCGGTGTGA
- a CDS encoding oxidoreductase: MYIPTIPVPGEFAGRRALVTGGSRGVGAAVAQRLISGGATVVTSARTRADETPKDAEFISADIRTADGARQLVDAAVAALGGLDILVNNAGAARAHFGEIPDVEWEDSLAINFLSAVRVTNAALPALQQADRAAIVNVSSGVAADPPAPMLHYGSAKAALASWSKGLATQLAPAGVRVNTVTLGMVETPGGTELLQSVAQAMGGSAQQAYSAVPLGRGGDPRDAAEAIAFLASDRAQWIAGADLHTNGGA; the protein is encoded by the coding sequence ATGTACATCCCAACCATCCCCGTTCCCGGTGAGTTCGCCGGCCGCCGCGCGCTCGTCACCGGCGGCTCGCGAGGCGTCGGGGCTGCCGTTGCACAGCGCCTGATCAGCGGCGGTGCCACCGTGGTCACCAGCGCCAGGACCAGGGCCGACGAGACCCCCAAGGACGCCGAGTTCATCAGCGCGGACATCCGGACGGCCGACGGCGCACGCCAGTTGGTCGACGCCGCGGTCGCGGCGCTCGGCGGGCTGGACATCCTGGTGAACAACGCGGGGGCCGCCCGCGCGCACTTCGGCGAGATCCCGGACGTGGAGTGGGAGGACTCCCTCGCCATCAACTTCCTGTCCGCGGTGCGCGTGACGAACGCGGCTCTGCCTGCGTTGCAGCAGGCCGACCGGGCCGCCATCGTCAACGTCTCGTCGGGCGTGGCCGCCGATCCGCCCGCGCCGATGCTGCACTACGGGTCGGCCAAGGCCGCGCTGGCCAGCTGGTCGAAGGGCCTCGCCACCCAGCTCGCCCCGGCCGGCGTCCGGGTCAACACCGTCACCCTCGGCATGGTCGAGACGCCCGGCGGGACGGAACTGCTGCAGTCCGTGGCCCAAGCCATGGGAGGCAGTGCTCAACAGGCGTACTCGGCCGTTCCGCTGGGCCGCGGCGGCGACCCCCGGGACGCGGCCGAGGCCATAGCGTTCCTCGCCTCCGACCGGGCGCAGTGGATCGCCGGGGCCGACCTCCACACCAACGGAGGCGCCTGA
- a CDS encoding VOC family protein, with product MTVTLNHTIVPAADHRAAAEFFAYVMGLEALPPAGRRGHFAPVRVNGGLTLDFMSVDRPEGHHLAFDVAPEEFDAVLARLQARGIAYGNDPAEPDNGRIGHPLCPRGLFFVDDARNLYEVMSPA from the coding sequence GTGACCGTCACCCTGAACCACACCATCGTGCCGGCCGCCGACCACCGGGCCGCGGCCGAGTTCTTCGCGTACGTGATGGGGCTTGAGGCGCTGCCCCCGGCGGGCCGGCGCGGGCATTTCGCCCCGGTGCGGGTCAATGGCGGGCTCACGCTGGACTTCATGTCCGTGGACCGGCCCGAGGGCCACCACCTGGCGTTCGACGTGGCACCAGAGGAGTTCGACGCGGTCCTTGCCCGCCTTCAGGCCCGTGGCATCGCCTACGGCAACGACCCGGCCGAGCCGGACAACGGCCGGATCGGTCATCCGCTCTGCCCGCGCGGGCTCTTCTTCGTCGACGACGCGCGCAACCTCTACGAGGTGATGTCCCCGGCGTGA
- a CDS encoding cytochrome P450, which translates to MTACGAAQAGTAPAGAVRFGRAPGAWPLLGHLPHLYARPLAFLGGLAAHGDLVEVRIGGRRAYILCRPDLARQMLADERTFDRVGPVFERIRAAMGNGLATCVHADHVRQRPMLQPAFRQERVRAYAPLMCQEIAGALEGWTDGQVVDVVDEMFSLTTAVAVRTLFSRGLDAESAAALGESLDVFLRGSYTRALFPYVEKLPLPANRRYARALRHWESEVSRIVAERRRAGTHDGTHDGTHDGTHDGTHDGDDLLSALLAARDEQGGALTEQELHDQVAVLVLAGAETTSAVLTWSLHLLAADPEVRAALDAEVDEVLAGRVASFEDLPRLEHTARVVRETLRLLPPAWVLPRTAVRDTELGGRRIPAGSMVVYSPYVVHRRADLHADPDRFLPDRWRRGADGGTGMPRSSFLAFGSGPTRCVGEGFGLTEATLALASVAGRWDLVPVAGRVRTAPRSVLAPRALPMRLLKRPSP; encoded by the coding sequence ATGACGGCATGCGGCGCGGCACAGGCGGGCACGGCACCGGCGGGCGCGGTTCGTTTCGGACGCGCGCCGGGCGCATGGCCGTTGCTGGGACACCTGCCGCACCTCTACGCCAGGCCGCTCGCCTTCCTCGGCGGGCTCGCAGCCCACGGCGATCTGGTGGAGGTCCGCATCGGCGGGCGCCGCGCCTACATCCTCTGCCGACCGGACCTGGCCCGGCAGATGCTGGCGGACGAGCGCACGTTCGACCGCGTTGGGCCGGTGTTCGAGCGGATCCGGGCGGCGATGGGCAACGGCCTGGCGACCTGCGTGCACGCCGACCACGTCCGGCAGCGCCCGATGCTGCAACCGGCGTTCCGGCAGGAACGGGTGCGCGCGTACGCGCCCCTGATGTGCCAGGAGATCGCCGGGGCACTCGAGGGCTGGACGGACGGGCAGGTCGTCGACGTGGTGGACGAGATGTTCTCGCTGACCACCGCCGTCGCCGTGCGCACGCTCTTCTCGCGCGGGCTCGACGCGGAGTCCGCGGCGGCGCTGGGCGAGTCCCTGGACGTCTTCCTGCGCGGCTCGTACACCCGCGCCCTGTTTCCGTACGTGGAGAAGCTGCCCCTGCCCGCGAACCGCAGGTACGCCCGGGCGCTGCGGCACTGGGAGAGCGAGGTGAGCCGGATCGTCGCCGAGCGCCGCCGCGCCGGGACCCATGACGGGACCCATGACGGGACCCATGACGGGACCCATGACGGGACCCATGACGGGGACGACCTGCTGTCCGCGCTGCTCGCCGCCCGTGACGAGCAGGGCGGGGCGCTCACCGAGCAGGAGCTGCACGACCAGGTCGCCGTCCTCGTCCTCGCCGGCGCCGAGACCACCTCGGCCGTGCTGACCTGGTCCCTGCACCTGCTGGCGGCGGACCCGGAGGTACGGGCGGCGCTGGACGCCGAGGTGGACGAGGTGCTGGCCGGCCGGGTGGCGTCGTTCGAGGACCTGCCGCGGCTGGAGCACACGGCACGGGTGGTCCGGGAGACGCTGCGCCTGCTCCCGCCGGCCTGGGTGCTGCCCCGCACGGCGGTGCGGGACACGGAACTCGGCGGGCGGCGCATCCCCGCGGGCAGCATGGTCGTCTACAGCCCGTATGTCGTGCACCGCCGAGCCGACCTGCACGCCGATCCGGACCGCTTCCTGCCCGACCGGTGGCGGCGCGGAGCGGACGGCGGCACGGGCATGCCCCGCAGCAGCTTCCTGGCGTTCGGTTCCGGCCCGACGAGGTGCGTGGGCGAGGGCTTCGGCCTCACGGAGGCGACGCTGGCCCTCGCGTCCGTCGCCGGGCGCTGGGACCTCGTTCCGGTAGCCGGCCGGGTGCGGACCGCGCCGCGCAGCGTGCTGGCGCCACGGGCCCTGCCGATGCGCCTGCTGAAGCGTCCGAGCCCCTGA
- a CDS encoding SRPBCC family protein yields the protein MTTTNPGSYVELDDGRPAVRFERVYDHPIADVWPLVSDPAELAHWFPFPEITVDLTAGGEITFAGDPNMPDMKITGRVVAVDAPRHLSFTWGGDELRFDLEPLGDRRTRLTLTNVLESADTAARNAAGWDVCLLALDARAQDGSFDAPHTGATPQWEKLYEEYVAAGMPSGAPIPGRDA from the coding sequence ATGACCACCACGAACCCCGGCAGCTACGTCGAACTCGACGACGGACGGCCCGCGGTCCGCTTCGAGCGCGTCTACGACCACCCGATCGCCGATGTCTGGCCCCTGGTCAGCGACCCGGCCGAGCTGGCCCACTGGTTCCCGTTCCCCGAGATCACCGTGGACCTCACCGCGGGTGGCGAGATCACGTTCGCCGGCGACCCGAACATGCCCGACATGAAGATCACGGGCCGTGTCGTCGCCGTCGACGCGCCCCGGCACCTCTCGTTCACCTGGGGCGGCGACGAACTCCGCTTCGACCTGGAGCCGCTCGGCGACCGGCGCACCCGCCTCACCCTCACCAACGTCCTGGAGTCCGCCGACACCGCGGCCCGCAACGCCGCCGGCTGGGACGTCTGCCTCCTCGCCCTTGACGCCCGCGCGCAGGACGGCTCGTTCGACGCTCCGCACACCGGCGCGACCCCTCAGTGGGAGAAGCTCTACGAGGAGTACGTGGCGGCGGGCATGCCGTCGGGGGCACCGATCCCGGGGCGGGACGCGTAG
- a CDS encoding lytic polysaccharide monooxygenase: MLTLHHARTDARRWPLRALLAVLAAAALLATPFLSPTASAHGSTADPVSRNYGCWQRWGSDFQNPAMQQEDPMCWQAWQYNTNGMWNWNGLYREGTGGDFQKYIPDNQLCSAGHTQDGRYNSMDTPGPWKTSKKSSSFTVDVLDQALHGADYLLVYVTKQGYNAETDALDWGDLEQVAKTGKYAPASHYAVGVNAPGRSGHHVVYTIWKASHADQIYFFCSDVTF, encoded by the coding sequence GTGTTAACGCTTCATCACGCACGCACTGACGCACGCAGATGGCCCCTCCGCGCCCTCCTGGCGGTCCTGGCCGCGGCCGCTCTCCTGGCCACGCCCTTCCTCAGCCCGACCGCCTCGGCTCACGGCTCGACCGCGGACCCGGTCTCCCGCAACTACGGCTGCTGGCAGCGCTGGGGGAGCGACTTCCAGAACCCGGCCATGCAGCAGGAAGACCCCATGTGCTGGCAGGCGTGGCAGTACAACACCAACGGCATGTGGAACTGGAACGGTCTGTACCGCGAGGGCACCGGCGGCGACTTCCAGAAGTACATCCCGGACAACCAGCTGTGCAGCGCCGGCCACACCCAGGACGGCAGGTACAACTCCATGGACACCCCTGGCCCGTGGAAGACCTCCAAGAAGAGCAGCAGCTTCACGGTCGACGTGCTGGACCAGGCCCTGCACGGCGCCGACTACCTCCTGGTCTACGTGACCAAGCAGGGCTACAACGCCGAGACGGACGCCCTGGACTGGGGTGACCTGGAGCAGGTGGCGAAGACCGGCAAATACGCGCCCGCCAGCCACTACGCTGTCGGCGTCAACGCGCCCGGCCGCAGCGGGCACCACGTCGTCTACACGATCTGGAAGGCCTCGCACGCCGACCAGATCTACTTCTTCTGCAGCGACGTGACGTTCTGA
- a CDS encoding helix-turn-helix domain-containing protein, which yields MSNDAPNRARVIPLRPVRPAQAGHPARSAHPARPARSDGPAGPATGPVTAPGTALPGRPGGRPGEPGREPLWRDVLGDVLRRRRLAQRRTLKDVAEAARISMPYLSEVERGRKEASSEVLAAAARALGLGLADLLALVQGELARSAGPRRITSDAAPTAPAAPRRVPPAHSLTTAPLRPAPGPRSGEVRMSVAA from the coding sequence GTGAGCAACGATGCGCCGAACCGAGCCCGTGTCATCCCGTTGCGCCCGGTGCGCCCCGCCCAGGCCGGGCACCCGGCCCGTTCCGCGCACCCCGCGCGGCCGGCACGTTCGGACGGCCCCGCGGGTCCGGCCACCGGGCCGGTGACGGCGCCGGGGACCGCTCTGCCGGGGCGGCCCGGCGGCCGGCCCGGCGAGCCCGGCAGGGAGCCGTTGTGGCGGGACGTGCTCGGCGACGTCCTGCGCCGCCGGCGCCTCGCGCAGCGGCGCACCCTGAAGGACGTGGCCGAGGCGGCGCGGATCTCGATGCCGTACCTCTCCGAGGTGGAGCGGGGCCGCAAGGAGGCCTCGTCCGAGGTCCTCGCCGCCGCCGCCCGCGCGCTCGGCCTCGGCCTGGCCGACCTGCTCGCGCTGGTCCAGGGCGAGTTGGCCCGCTCGGCGGGGCCCCGCCGGATCACCTCCGACGCCGCCCCCACGGCGCCCGCCGCCCCGCGGCGGGTACCGCCCGCGCACTCCCTCACCACCGCGCCCCTCCGCCCGGCCCCCGGTCCGCGGTCGGGCGAGGTCCGGATGTCCGTCGCGGCCTGA
- a CDS encoding DUF1330 domain-containing protein — MTAYAVGHLRPGGPHEDVFRYIELIQSTLDPYRGRFLVHGASVEVKEGQWPGAIVIIAFPDLTAAREWYDSPAYREILPMRTDHMPGDVILVDGVPVDYDPSATAARLREAAA, encoded by the coding sequence ATGACCGCATACGCCGTAGGACACCTTCGCCCGGGCGGGCCCCATGAGGACGTCTTCCGCTACATCGAGCTGATCCAGTCGACGCTCGACCCGTACAGAGGCCGCTTCCTCGTCCACGGGGCGAGCGTGGAGGTGAAGGAGGGGCAGTGGCCGGGTGCGATCGTCATCATCGCCTTCCCGGACCTGACCGCCGCCCGGGAGTGGTACGACTCCCCGGCCTACCGGGAGATCCTGCCGATGCGCACGGACCACATGCCCGGCGACGTGATCCTCGTCGACGGGGTACCGGTGGACTACGACCCGTCCGCGACGGCGGCCCGGTTGCGGGAGGCGGCGGCGTGA